tactaAACTATTGTATGTCATTTGTGTAAATTAATAATTGTAGTATGCCTAAAACTATTGTTTGAGGTAGACCTGACTTTACTGTTATCGGTTTAGATTTATGGTCTCTATAATTACAGATTGTTCTCCCCTTATCTATAAATAACCAGtaatgtcaaaatatttttaatttacttctATATCTATTTGGTAATAGCTACTGAAAGCTACTGAACCATCGATAAGTCATGAACAAATGTTAAAAGCTTCATAACTTCTTGTCTTTTTTATGACTTGGAAATGTATTTCTCTTGTAAGTATTTGAACTCTTTTtataacacacacaaatataagtCATTTTCAACGATAGTAATGGCAACGATAACTTACATAGTATACAGAAGCAAAGAAAAAACACATAACCAGAATAGGAAATAATTAGTTCACTAAGGGTTCTTCATCTTCTGGAATTTCACATAAAAACCTTAATATATCACCAAAATAGCAAGGTAAATCATTATATCGCCAGTTATAACTTTTTTCCAAGCAAATACAACGATAATCAGCTTGATTTTGAGGCTCTCCATTTCCCCATGGTAGAAACTTGGAGTCTTTTTTGCTGAAAATGTGGGACCAGATTCCATCCTTTTCTGGGTCCGTTAGACCGTTGTAGACACATGAAAAAGTCGAATCTTTGGTTGAAACTGATTGAATAAAATTAACGATAAAAGTATATTCCTCAGTGGTGTCGATTTCTGCCAGATAACCTCCGTAAAATTCACAAGTCCCTTGGGCGTTGTTAATCTCATTAGATGCTTGCTTTCTAGATATATAATACCTTTTACCTTGAAATAGATTCGAAGCAGTAAAAATAGAATTCTTTGATAGTTGTTTTTCAGCATTAAGTTTGTTAACTGATTTCTGGAGAACTTCGTTTAAAGATGTGTATTTCTGTTTCACTTCTTTCAAAGAGTTTGAAGTTTCATAGGTCTCTTTCCTGAGGTGCAGAAGTTCATCAACAAGGCTTCTAGTGTCTGGTTCATCCGTCTCTACACTGGCGTAAGCTGCGGCAGAAATCTTGTTAAAGCTGGTACTTACACCTCGAGCTTCACATTTGTACCTGCTGGCTTCTTGGTAGCTGGGATTCGGCCAGGTGAGACTTATGTACGAAGCTCCGTTGATTCCAATAGAGTCCTCAGGAACTTTGCTGGTTTTGAGtgtacttttgttttcattgtagtTGAGGATAATGAGTTCTTCGAACGAGCTGTTGTCTGATGAGGCAAAGCGTGAGAGTACCAGAGAGTTAATTTTCAGCATCAGAGGAATTTTGTTCTCAGTGATAGAACAGTTGACCACCAAGTTATGAGTCAGACCTGGTTGTATTCTAGTAGGTTGGACATCAATAACTAGAgctagaaacaaagaaaatgaatacatataaaactaaaactattttCATGTGATGATATaaatgatttatatatatatatgataaatgatatatatatatatatacacaatatatatatatatatatgcattacCTGCGACCAGCTGGTCTTGATTAGTGTATCACTGATATAGTTACGATATACTGTAGTACCAGGCATTGCTctgatgaataatttgttaaggaaggaaaTATACCTgtagtcattttgggaatatttttgtaattacgaaaatgaacgatcgggtaaataTTATCAATATGAGGAGTGGCTTTTTTGTTCTGTTAGTTGTCAATGTAATTGAGCATGGCAACagtatagaaaaccacagctatatatactatatatatatatatatatatatatatatatatatatatatatatatatatatataattatatatatattgttgtaactctctaaggcaggcacgcaacgaaagacaggttgacaagagtaaatgatgtatttatttagtataactagtataagcatcacaaataataatagttactagttagacttggacttctgctataaagtcacagggagtaatatgtcttaagttctaagagtcctacttcataccagaacacagaacagaccaccgacacacttcccagtgtcgctccaggtctctcacacagtttcctagtatcacacaggacagcactcagcaccagactgttcagactcccatgacttttagccggctcacaacagtccttcttcctgtctctatatgtctttcactagtcgtgttcagtagtgctcagatgcgcaccattagtgtagcgtgggagcggggttacaacaatatttatatatatatatttatatatatatatatatatatatatatatatatatatatatatatatatatatatatatatatatatatacaagaatagCTTAAGAGTATAGATTAggaacaattaaacaaaataaggttattataagtaaagagaatatgaatgtaataatagtatgaatggagctattaaaagagctaatcgacctaaatccattttattatagaaacatttgcttgtaggcctatgttatatatattttatacatatattagGATATTGATCTATAGTCtagatattattataatagatgtagagcTACTATTATAAGAGTGAATTCAATAAGCTTATTAACTTTTTTCTAATAGTATATTTCATATCCCACATGTCAAATCATAGTGTGTATGTAAGGTATGCCAACATGGCTTAATTTTAAGTCACATTTcgcagctatagcgaacgaaCTTTTGTAAGAatgttttttaaacacaaatctgaaggttaattttattaagtaAACCATACATATTATACAAAACTGACACGTCTGGTTTTCTAAATAATTATGTACAATATTTCGTCTTTCCATGTAGATAcacacttaataataataattataatctttattatccgtaaggaaatttgtcttacaatttgtgcattacaccaaacaaaaaacattataactataagaaaccaaagtgtacattcacaccagactcactcataatttacatgtgacaaagtttataccagattgttcttaatTAATGAATTGATTGTCAGGGGAACAatagagtgtttgtgtctgtttgtctttgctatcggtgtcttgtatctcttttgtgatggtaaaatcacaaaatcctgacacgaagggtgattctttatttcgaggatcttgttagcttttttatagatgtttgtcttaATAACTACTCCATTGGAACACCttaaaatttaagaaatacaaaGGTCTTCTATCGTCTGTTGATTTaatgtaatttcttttttattgccgttgaactttttttttttttttctaatcgaTATTTGAATAACACAAAATTTtgattcatttcatttttagcgacccccgaaaggggaaaagaggcTATTGTTTggaatgtccgtccgtccttccGTCAGTCCCtacgtccgtcccgtttaggtctcgtaaactagaaaagatattgaaaatcagaCATCTTAATATCttagttctgatgcaacggctacttttttcttttctgaaagcgaaaaatctaatttttaaatcaactatgcaagcagtttttttataacaatacaccacttttacatctattcactattaatagtaacaaacatgggaGGCTTTTCAGTAGGGAAGACGTCTATTTGCCATATTgtcaacatatttatgcaaatggtttttaaatttttgacaaaagattatttttttacatttgtattgctaagttaagtaagttctgccatactaactactacatttacacaaaagaaaaaaaatccatttagtGCGCATATAAGttggatataatttaaaacaacaattaataattagtttttcatattatagcgtgaactgcagtgcttCCATCAACCGCtcagcaccacacaagatctgtcaaccttctttctccattcttctcagtCATCCGTCTTTAatagaatttcttttttcttcctgaaaatattgaaacctgcctttttacctgccttggtGGACAACTTCTCGGGCCGattatgagtttgtgtttccactcaaactgtctttctaaccttgtttttttaaagaattgaaGCGTAACTCACCATTTAAAACACattctataaagtttttttCCCCTAAAAACGCGTGTTTGTGCATCACACGTATTAAACAAGATAAGAGATATTAGAATTCATCGACCATATGTTTACACAGCTAAGAAAGTTATAATGCCATTAGCATAAcacataaaaggaaaaaaatactacCCAAACAAAAAGGATAAACAAAACCAGTCAAAGTATtggtttatatatttttaggtGCAACTGAAAATCTTGATTTGGTCTTAGTACCAAGCACCAattggtggctgagtgacaaAGCGATTGGCACCCGAAACGAGAGGTCTATGAttctaatcctggtgaagaccgttatttttttttactttcgggatctttagggccccactgagtccaccctgctctaatgggtacctgacattagtttgggaaaagtaaaggccaaCGGTCTTAATGCTGGCATCACACACCACTCCCTTGTTAAAcatgggccacataaacagataaccctttacatcatctgccccatagatcacaaggtctgaaaggggaactttaaaaaTCACCAGTTGTGCAGGCAAGCTGTGGAGAGGCTAGTTACTGACAAGGGTGACTTAACTTATCGCTCTCCTTTTAATTATTCTATACAGccataacaaaaaaatggtGCTGACAAACTAGATGTTTTCACAAAACCATTTGACGCAGAaaataacatttacattattagtaacatattttaaaacctACCAGCTCGAGTTGCTAAAAATAGCagactaaaaaagaaataaaattttttagacatttttatAGACAGAAATATTGTGAACTGAGTTGataataaacacaaaaataCATGCCTGACCTTATATAGACTCACAATTGTTAACATTGCGTAAGTAGTTAGTAATTATATCCCTGGTGTGATCAGTTCTGCATGGTTTAGATTAGCGTTTCACAAAATGTGTAGAACCAGATGGTctgaaaaacataataaaatatttttaaaaaaaaattatattaagtcTAGTCTAtaaatagtttggatcagtcatgagCGAgcacgctattctgcctcaacgtgacGCTCGTGTGGAAACAAG
The DNA window shown above is from Biomphalaria glabrata chromosome 5, xgBioGlab47.1, whole genome shotgun sequence and carries:
- the LOC106073194 gene encoding uncharacterized protein LOC106073194, with the translated sequence MSKKFYFFFSLLFLATRAALVIDVQPTRIQPGLTHNLVVNCSITENKIPLMLKINSLVLSRFASSDNSSFEELIILNYNENKSTLKTSKVPEDSIGINGASYISLTWPNPSYQEASRYKCEARGVSTSFNKISAAAYASVETDEPDTRSLVDELLHLRKETYETSNSLKEVKQKYTSLNEVLQKSVNKLNAEKQLSKNSIFTASNLFQGKRYYISRKQASNEINNAQGTCEFYGGYLAEIDTTEEYTFIVNFIQSVSTKDSTFSCVYNGLTDPEKDGIWSHIFSKKDSKFLPWGNGEPQNQADYRCICLEKSYNWRYNDLPCYFGDILRFLCEIPEDEEPLVN